The following coding sequences are from one Gemmatimonadota bacterium window:
- a CDS encoding phytanoyl-CoA dioxygenase family protein — MLFTDVQMRQYDEEGAVTIDSPFTTEELDRAEAAWDRLKASGRSPYEDPDYVDVVQHPYLEEVAKKVLRAESVHLWWGLSPHERAPSSAPFASVREQWGNGCHVDIQATWEDFQATPRRMRAELWLWVNDVPEHRGAMRILPGSHRPIMEHWSRVLTPEHKAMLPRVHGLRPKPSDTAPAYPEHVPELVDTPWLEQEPVPAVARRGQMLILCSGGLHSAWQNEDT, encoded by the coding sequence ATGCTATTTACCGATGTACAAATGAGGCAATACGATGAGGAGGGAGCGGTTACGATCGACAGCCCCTTCACGACCGAGGAGTTGGACCGCGCGGAAGCGGCATGGGACAGGTTGAAGGCGAGCGGGCGGTCGCCTTATGAAGATCCGGATTATGTCGATGTTGTCCAGCATCCCTATTTGGAGGAGGTCGCCAAAAAGGTGCTGCGAGCTGAATCCGTACATCTGTGGTGGGGATTGTCGCCCCACGAGCGCGCACCGAGCAGCGCACCTTTTGCGAGCGTTCGCGAGCAATGGGGGAATGGATGTCACGTCGATATTCAGGCGACATGGGAGGATTTTCAGGCGACGCCACGCCGGATGCGCGCTGAGTTGTGGCTCTGGGTCAATGACGTGCCCGAGCATCGGGGGGCTATGCGCATTCTGCCGGGTAGCCATCGCCCGATTATGGAACACTGGAGCCGGGTTTTGACGCCAGAGCACAAGGCGATGTTGCCCCGCGTCCACGGGTTGCGTCCCAAGCCGTCGGATACTGCGCCGGCTTATCCCGAGCATGTGCCCGAACTGGTTGATACGCCCTGGCTGGAGCAAGAGCCTGTTCCGGCTGTTGCGCGTCGAGGGCAGATGCTGATTCTGTGTAGCGGGGGATTGCATTCTGCATGGCAGAACGAGGATAC
- a CDS encoding GWxTD domain-containing protein: MNTTLKCVAPALLCFLLSAPLSAQEAQIDSLIAQGQAAFETNKKDQAIKALTAAIKQNPDNIQTYLAVAPIYINAGYLDHAMKAFKEALKLNDASPEAQTGIAEIHYKKASGGIMAVYHARKAVSAARRATRLAPTYAPAYILLGRAYIRLNENHTAASRAFAQALTHQPDNPEIAYLLGTSYIELRRNAEGRQRDNQMILSESILKNLEYHLENARFLPIAAQILFDKGEPEKALNVFEQFINTLPETERIYYDDIAMVGTKEELKIYEETPEAERPAFLEQFWAKRDFDLLTEINERLIEHYRRVWYARNHFAEAKTPWDARGDIYIRYGDPDYRARSGRANPEITPAVEQVKERLALALYGPEAMDEVFTGPVYPIRSNQSFVGELDPAALARTDEGGNILVPPGTIEGNQNEFVLTEALGADGEASGEVGEIGQLALDEYQRRQMRPENQHHFLPVTSRGDMTIVPWETWVYTNIGEGIEITFTNELGNGVYSYAPLPDFPHEETTIGLHRYSLLAYYAPEAIANRTVSEVPDFYTPGGPMSGLGFHYDFADFRGPDGATRLEIYYGIDPVEMGTFASGDTSTIVADCAVILADTSYTNVYRAQDAIFFRSIGHHMWPEGSFIPTLIPIDVPPGNYLLTVQVNDRAAERKGIYRHQVHVEPYQSNALQLSDIQLSWNISENPGDEKFRKGDVWVVPMISRAYQKDQSAYAYYELYNLTRNEFGQTRYRVTYTIAVEDPIRPFNLVRSSVGALASIFQRKDKTQVTVSFEQTGNEQSTTGYFELSLKKVKAGYNRLTVTVEDLNNGQKAAKEIQFRYKK; this comes from the coding sequence ATGAACACAACCCTCAAATGTGTTGCACCCGCCCTGCTCTGTTTCTTGCTCTCTGCACCGCTTTCCGCCCAGGAAGCCCAGATTGATTCTCTCATTGCTCAGGGACAGGCTGCTTTTGAAACCAACAAAAAAGACCAGGCCATCAAAGCACTCACAGCGGCCATCAAACAAAACCCCGACAACATCCAGACCTACCTCGCCGTTGCCCCCATATACATCAACGCGGGGTATCTGGACCACGCGATGAAGGCATTTAAAGAAGCCCTCAAACTCAATGATGCCTCGCCAGAAGCCCAGACCGGCATTGCAGAGATCCACTACAAAAAAGCCTCTGGTGGGATCATGGCCGTTTACCATGCCCGCAAAGCCGTCAGCGCGGCCCGGCGTGCCACCCGGCTCGCCCCCACCTACGCGCCCGCCTACATCCTCCTCGGCCGTGCGTACATCCGTCTGAATGAGAACCACACCGCTGCCTCTCGGGCTTTTGCACAGGCACTGACACACCAACCCGACAATCCCGAAATCGCCTATCTCCTGGGCACTTCTTACATTGAACTGCGCCGCAATGCCGAAGGTCGTCAACGCGACAACCAGATGATCCTGAGTGAATCCATCCTCAAAAACCTCGAATACCACCTCGAAAATGCTCGCTTCCTTCCCATCGCCGCGCAGATCCTCTTCGATAAGGGAGAGCCGGAAAAAGCCCTCAACGTCTTTGAGCAATTCATCAACACCCTGCCCGAAACAGAACGGATCTATTACGATGACATCGCCATGGTAGGTACCAAAGAAGAACTCAAAATCTACGAAGAAACCCCCGAAGCCGAACGCCCCGCCTTTCTCGAACAATTCTGGGCAAAGCGCGATTTTGATTTGCTCACCGAAATCAACGAACGCCTCATCGAGCACTACCGCAGGGTGTGGTACGCGCGGAACCACTTCGCCGAAGCCAAAACGCCCTGGGATGCGCGGGGAGACATCTACATCCGCTATGGCGACCCCGACTACCGCGCGCGTTCTGGCAGAGCCAATCCCGAAATCACGCCTGCCGTAGAACAGGTCAAAGAACGCCTCGCCCTGGCTCTCTACGGTCCCGAAGCCATGGACGAAGTTTTTACCGGACCGGTCTATCCCATCCGCTCCAACCAGTCTTTCGTCGGCGAACTCGACCCCGCAGCCCTCGCACGCACCGATGAAGGCGGCAATATTCTCGTTCCCCCCGGTACAATTGAAGGCAACCAGAACGAATTCGTCCTCACAGAAGCCCTTGGCGCAGATGGTGAGGCAAGCGGCGAAGTCGGAGAAATTGGGCAGTTGGCCCTCGACGAATACCAGCGGCGGCAGATGCGCCCGGAAAATCAGCACCACTTCCTGCCCGTCACCTCACGCGGCGACATGACCATTGTCCCCTGGGAAACCTGGGTTTATACCAATATTGGAGAAGGCATCGAAATCACCTTCACCAACGAGTTGGGCAATGGCGTTTACAGCTACGCGCCGCTTCCCGACTTTCCCCACGAAGAAACCACCATCGGTCTTCACCGGTACTCCCTCCTCGCGTATTACGCCCCCGAAGCCATCGCCAACCGCACGGTCAGCGAAGTCCCCGACTTTTACACACCCGGCGGCCCCATGTCGGGCCTCGGATTCCACTACGATTTTGCCGACTTTCGCGGGCCAGATGGCGCCACCCGCCTGGAAATCTACTACGGCATTGACCCTGTAGAAATGGGCACCTTTGCTTCGGGCGACACCTCCACGATTGTCGCCGACTGCGCCGTCATCCTGGCCGACACCTCCTACACCAATGTTTATCGCGCACAAGACGCCATATTTTTCCGGTCTATCGGCCACCACATGTGGCCCGAAGGCTCCTTCATCCCCACCCTCATCCCGATAGACGTACCCCCCGGCAACTACCTGCTCACAGTACAGGTCAATGACCGCGCTGCCGAACGCAAAGGTATTTATCGCCATCAAGTACACGTTGAACCTTACCAATCCAACGCCTTGCAACTCAGCGACATCCAGCTAAGCTGGAACATCTCGGAAAACCCGGGCGATGAAAAATTCCGCAAAGGCGACGTATGGGTCGTGCCCATGATCTCCCGCGCCTACCAGAAAGATCAGAGCGCCTATGCCTACTACGAACTCTATAACCTCACCCGAAACGAATTTGGGCAAACCCGCTATCGCGTCACCTATACCATTGCCGTGGAAGATCCAATACGCCCCTTCAATCTGGTCCGCAGCAGCGTTGGTGCCCTTGCCAGTATATTCCAGCGAAAGGACAAAACACAGGTCACAGTCAGCTTCGAACAGACCGGCAACGAACAATCTACCACCGGGTATTTTGAACTCAGCCTGAAAAAAGTCAAAGCCGGTTACAACCGCCTCACCGTCACTGTCGAAGACCTCAACAATGGACAGAAAGCCGCCAAAGAAATCCAGTTCAGGTATAAAAAATAG
- a CDS encoding PorV/PorQ family protein, with protein sequence MYKKVFVICMLATTLMAIPAYAGGLIKRPDLTIFSPLAVAQSPRAVAMGSAYATAADDVNAAWWNPAGMTGVEKLEVSLSHSQWFVNSTFNTGAIAYTSGVHTIGVSILTFKPEDVEETTILQPGGTGRTLSLGTSAFSLIYSRKFTDKLSFGVRFMLAREDLDLTNHTTFNVDFGTKFYTGLGSLRLSMALRNFGKDTEVLRRQFQQPLSFNLGTAAEVYGQQGDPFYITGAAEMNFLINWEERYHVGGEAWLGNMLALRGGYMFRYDSFGLTAGAGVKLPLAGTKITADVAWQQSKHDLNQPLRFGMGFAF encoded by the coding sequence ATGTATAAAAAAGTTTTTGTCATCTGCATGCTCGCCACGACATTGATGGCTATTCCAGCATATGCAGGTGGGCTTATCAAGCGGCCGGACTTGACAATCTTCTCACCTCTTGCGGTGGCGCAAAGCCCTCGAGCCGTGGCAATGGGGAGTGCTTATGCAACAGCTGCAGACGATGTCAATGCCGCGTGGTGGAATCCGGCCGGGATGACGGGCGTGGAGAAATTGGAAGTGTCGTTGAGCCATTCGCAGTGGTTCGTAAATTCTACATTTAACACAGGGGCTATAGCTTATACAAGCGGTGTGCATACCATCGGAGTCAGCATCCTGACTTTTAAGCCAGAGGATGTGGAAGAGACCACGATTTTGCAGCCGGGAGGCACGGGTCGAACGCTCAGCCTGGGCACATCGGCCTTTAGTCTCATCTATAGCCGCAAGTTCACGGACAAGCTGTCCTTTGGCGTGCGATTTATGCTGGCTCGCGAGGATCTTGATCTGACCAACCACACGACTTTTAACGTGGATTTTGGCACCAAGTTCTACACCGGACTTGGCAGTCTGAGGCTGTCAATGGCACTGCGGAACTTCGGAAAGGATACAGAGGTGTTGCGGCGGCAGTTCCAGCAACCTCTGTCGTTCAATCTGGGAACCGCTGCCGAGGTCTATGGGCAGCAAGGCGATCCGTTTTATATCACTGGGGCGGCTGAGATGAACTTCCTGATCAACTGGGAAGAGCGCTACCATGTGGGCGGCGAAGCCTGGCTGGGCAATATGCTGGCGCTGCGCGGAGGGTATATGTTCCGCTACGATTCCTTTGGGCTTACAGCAGGTGCAGGCGTGAAATTGCCCCTGGCCGGGACAAAGATCACGGCGGATGTGGCGTGGCAGCAGTCCAAACACGATCTGAATCAACCCTTGCGGTTTGGGATGGGCTTCGCGTTTTAG